A single genomic interval of Gossypium raimondii isolate GPD5lz chromosome 11, ASM2569854v1, whole genome shotgun sequence harbors:
- the LOC105803079 gene encoding E3 ubiquitin-protein ligase SP1 isoform X2 codes for MIPIIVTISGRVGSETPINCRHSGLRGVIVEGTAEQHFLKHNDAGSWIQDSALMLSMCKEVPWYLDDETGRVYVVGARGAVGFALTVGSEVFEESGRSIMLGVKRIEQVLPTGSSLTVVGEAVKDDIGTIRIQKPQKGPFYVSPKSIDQLVSNLGKWARWYKYASFGLTIFGVFLITKHAIHYYLERRRRWELRRRVLAAAAKRTGSDNEDSTLKAENGTGTNQDCVMPDLCVICLEQEYNAVFIQCRVKLEA; via the exons ATGATACCTATAATTGTTACAATCTCTGGAAGAGTTGGTTCCGAGACACCAATAAATTGTCGGCACAGTGGATTAAGAGGTGTCATAGTAGAGGGAACg GCGGAACAACATTTTCTAAAGCACAATGATGCCGGTTCTTGGATACAAGATTCTGCTTTGATGCTTTCTATgtgtaaagaggtcccatggtACCTG GATGATGAGACTGGTCGTGTATATGTAGTTGGTGCTCGTGGTGCAGTAGGTTTTGCACTAACAGTTGGAAGTGAAGTATTTGAAGAGTCAGGTCGGTCAATT ATGCTTGGAGTCAAGCGAATTGAGCAGGTGCTTCCCACTGGTTCTTCTTTGACTGTTGTCGGAGAg GCTGTCAAGGATGACATTGGAACAATTCGGATTCAGAAGCCACAAAAAGGGCCTTTTTATGTGTCCCCAAAATCTATTGATCAACTCGTTTCCAACCTTGGGAAGTGGGCAAG GTGGTACAAGTATGCATCATTTGGACTGACCATCTTTGGTGTCTTTCTAATCACCAAGCATGCAATCCATTATTATTTGGAGAGAAGACGCCGGTGGGAATTGCGGCGAAG GGTTCTTGCTGCTGCAGCTAAGAGAACAGGATCAGATAATGAAG ATTCAACTTTGAAAGCTGAAAATGGAACAGGGACCAATCAAGACTGCGTAATGCCAGATCTATGTGTAATATGCCTTGAGCAGGAGTACAATGCTGTTTTCATACA ATGCAGGGTGAAACTAGAAGCTTAA
- the LOC105803079 gene encoding E3 ubiquitin-protein ligase SP1 isoform X3 has protein sequence MLSMCKEVPWYLDDETGRVYVVGARGAVGFALTVGSEVFEESGRSIVRGTLDYLQGLKMLGVKRIEQVLPTGSSLTVVGEAVKDDIGTIRIQKPQKGPFYVSPKSIDQLVSNLGKWARWYKYASFGLTIFGVFLITKHAIHYYLERRRRWELRRRVLAAAAKRTGSDNEDSTLKAENGTGTNQDCVMPDLCVICLEQEYNAVFIQCRVKLEA, from the exons ATGCTTTCTATgtgtaaagaggtcccatggtACCTG GATGATGAGACTGGTCGTGTATATGTAGTTGGTGCTCGTGGTGCAGTAGGTTTTGCACTAACAGTTGGAAGTGAAGTATTTGAAGAGTCAGGTCGGTCAATTGTACGTGGAACATTAGACTATCTCCAAGGTCTCAAG ATGCTTGGAGTCAAGCGAATTGAGCAGGTGCTTCCCACTGGTTCTTCTTTGACTGTTGTCGGAGAg GCTGTCAAGGATGACATTGGAACAATTCGGATTCAGAAGCCACAAAAAGGGCCTTTTTATGTGTCCCCAAAATCTATTGATCAACTCGTTTCCAACCTTGGGAAGTGGGCAAG GTGGTACAAGTATGCATCATTTGGACTGACCATCTTTGGTGTCTTTCTAATCACCAAGCATGCAATCCATTATTATTTGGAGAGAAGACGCCGGTGGGAATTGCGGCGAAG GGTTCTTGCTGCTGCAGCTAAGAGAACAGGATCAGATAATGAAG ATTCAACTTTGAAAGCTGAAAATGGAACAGGGACCAATCAAGACTGCGTAATGCCAGATCTATGTGTAATATGCCTTGAGCAGGAGTACAATGCTGTTTTCATACA ATGCAGGGTGAAACTAGAAGCTTAA
- the LOC105803079 gene encoding E3 ubiquitin-protein ligase SP1 isoform X1 codes for MIPIIVTISGRVGSETPINCRHSGLRGVIVEGTAEQHFLKHNDAGSWIQDSALMLSMCKEVPWYLDDETGRVYVVGARGAVGFALTVGSEVFEESGRSIVRGTLDYLQGLKMLGVKRIEQVLPTGSSLTVVGEAVKDDIGTIRIQKPQKGPFYVSPKSIDQLVSNLGKWARWYKYASFGLTIFGVFLITKHAIHYYLERRRRWELRRRVLAAAAKRTGSDNEDSTLKAENGTGTNQDCVMPDLCVICLEQEYNAVFIQCRVKLEA; via the exons ATGATACCTATAATTGTTACAATCTCTGGAAGAGTTGGTTCCGAGACACCAATAAATTGTCGGCACAGTGGATTAAGAGGTGTCATAGTAGAGGGAACg GCGGAACAACATTTTCTAAAGCACAATGATGCCGGTTCTTGGATACAAGATTCTGCTTTGATGCTTTCTATgtgtaaagaggtcccatggtACCTG GATGATGAGACTGGTCGTGTATATGTAGTTGGTGCTCGTGGTGCAGTAGGTTTTGCACTAACAGTTGGAAGTGAAGTATTTGAAGAGTCAGGTCGGTCAATTGTACGTGGAACATTAGACTATCTCCAAGGTCTCAAG ATGCTTGGAGTCAAGCGAATTGAGCAGGTGCTTCCCACTGGTTCTTCTTTGACTGTTGTCGGAGAg GCTGTCAAGGATGACATTGGAACAATTCGGATTCAGAAGCCACAAAAAGGGCCTTTTTATGTGTCCCCAAAATCTATTGATCAACTCGTTTCCAACCTTGGGAAGTGGGCAAG GTGGTACAAGTATGCATCATTTGGACTGACCATCTTTGGTGTCTTTCTAATCACCAAGCATGCAATCCATTATTATTTGGAGAGAAGACGCCGGTGGGAATTGCGGCGAAG GGTTCTTGCTGCTGCAGCTAAGAGAACAGGATCAGATAATGAAG ATTCAACTTTGAAAGCTGAAAATGGAACAGGGACCAATCAAGACTGCGTAATGCCAGATCTATGTGTAATATGCCTTGAGCAGGAGTACAATGCTGTTTTCATACA ATGCAGGGTGAAACTAGAAGCTTAA
- the LOC105803077 gene encoding probable galacturonosyltransferase-like 4, with translation MVALPFLGRLSFLLLIATTTTTAFAIGIHHGSIIRKPSSGVSNFREAPKFRNGDVCGTNASERIHIAMTLDVNYLRGTMAAVLSVLMHSTCPENTEFHFLWGKYEPEVLVSINSTFPYLNFRLYHFDSDRVRGKISRSIRQALDQPLNYARIYLADMLPPDVKRVLYLDSDLVVVDDIVKLWEVDLEGKVLAAPEYCHANFTKYFTDLFWSDKELSSTFNGRKPCYFNTGVMVVDVDKWRQGGYTPKVEEWMALQKQKRIYTLGSLPPFLLVLAGNIKAVHHRWNQHGLGGDNLEGKCRSLHPGPISLLHWSGKGKPWLRLDSRKPCAVDHLWAPYDLYGSPDHSLEE, from the coding sequence ATGGTCGCTCTCCCTTTCCTCGGCCGCCTGTCTTTCCTCCTCCTCATTGCCACCACTACAACCACTGCCTTTGCCATCGGAATCCACCATGGCAGCATCATCCGGAAACCTTCTTCGGGTGTTTCAAACTTTAGGGAGGCCCCTAAGTTTCGCAACGGGGACGTTTGTGGGACTAATGCTTCTGAAAGAATCCACATTGCCATGACATTGGATGTAAACTACCTGAGGGGCACCATGGCCGCTGTTCTCTCCGTCCTCATGCATTCAACCTGCCCCGAAAACACGGAGTTCCATTTCCTGTGGGGAAAATACGAGCCCGAGGTGCTCGTTAGCATCAATTCAACCTTCCCTTACCTCAACTTCAGACTTTACCACTTCGACTCCGACCGTGTTCGTGGCAAGATATCAAGGTCTATTCGCCAAGCATTGGACCAGCCTTTGAACTACGCCAGGATTTACCTTGCCGACATGCTACCACCAGATGTTAAACGTGTTTTATACTTGGATTCCGACCTTGTCGTGGTGGACGATATCGTGAAACTCTGGGAAGTTGATTTGGAAGGCAAAGTGTTGGCGGCACCAGAATATTGCCATGCCAATTTCACCAAGTATTTCACGGACTTGTTTTGGTCGGACAAGGAGTTGTCTAGTACATTTAATGGAAGAAAGCCATGTTATTTCAACACTGGAGTCATGGTGGTAGATGTTGATAAGTGGAGACAAGGCGGGTATACGCCGAAAGTGGAGGAATGGATGGCGCTGCAAAAACAGAAGAGGATATACACCTTGGGTTCATTGCCACCATTTTTGTTGGTGTTAGCTGGTAATATAAAAGCTGTTCATCATAGGTGGAACCAACATGGACTAGGGGGTGACAACCTTGAGGGTAAATGTAGGAGTTTGCATCCCGGGCCTATTAGTTTGTTGCATTGGAGTGGTAAAGGGAAGCCTTGGTTGAGGCTGGACTCGAGGAAACCCTGCGCTGTTGATCATCTTTGGGCACCGTATGATCTTTATGGCTCACCAGATCACTCTTTGGAAGAATAA
- the LOC105803076 gene encoding RNA demethylase ALKBH10B, with amino-acid sequence MPMAAGPASPRERAQAVGSAIVPLVQAVPAVSDVLAKDTIISWFRGEFAAANAIIDALCAHLAQLQGGRGGGSEYEAVFTAIHRRRLNWIPVLQMQKYHSIADVAEELKKVADKKTVGGDGFGKEDVTRGGGGVEEGEAEGEGEGGCLDDEKEKVSQKIMENEGNGELGGEEEEDSLDSDITDSGSQEVQHVEENIDICSNHEECDARPSQIKLTKGFSAKEHVKGHMVNVVKGLKLYEEVFTDIELAKLSDFVSELRSAGHNGELSGETFILFNKQIKGNKRELIQLGVPIFRHVREESNPTINIEPIPALLQGVIKHLVQWQLIPEYKKPNGCIINFFDEGEYSQPFLKPPHLDQPISTLLLSESTMAFGRTLVSDSEGKYRGALQLPLKEGSLLVMRGNSSDMARHVMCPSPSKRVSITFFRVRPDTNQGHSPPTVPQAGAMPLWQPSVPVPYEMSNGALNGYEALDMMPKLGVLRGPVVMLTPVSPMVMSPKKLPCGGTGVFLPWNMLSRKPTKHLPPRAQKGNMLALPPAETHIAESTSEPGINIEGKFGIS; translated from the exons atGCCAATGGCGGCGGGGCCAGCATCGCCGAGGGAACGGGCTCAAGCGGTGGGGTCTGCCATAGTGCCGCTGGTGCAAGCTGTGCCGGCGGTTTCTGACGTGTTGGCTAAGGACACCATCATTTCTTGGTTCCGAGGAGAATTCGCAGCGGCCAATGCCATCATCGATGCTCTTTGCGCTCACTTGGCGCAACTTCAAGGAGGTCGTGGTGGAGGGTCGGAGTACGAAGCGGTGTTCACGGCTATCCACAGGAGGAGGCTGAACTGGATCCCGGTGCTGCAGATGCAGAAGTACCACTCCATTGCTGATGTGGCGGAGGAGCTGAAAAAGGTGGCTGACAAGAAGACCGTAGGAGGGGACGGATTCGGCAAGGAGGACGTGACACGTGGTGGTGGAGGAGTAGAAGAAGGAGAAGcagaaggagaaggagaaggcGGTTGTTTGGATGACGAGAAAGAGAAAGTTTCCCAGAAAATCATGGAAAATGAAGGAAATGGAGAACTTGGCggcgaagaagaagaagattccCTTGACAGTGATATTACTGATTCAG GATCTCAGGAAGTTCAACATGTTGAGGAAAACATTGACATTTGTTCTAACCATGAAGAATGCGATGCACGCCCGTCTCAGATCAAGTTGACGAAAGGTTTTTCCGCCAAGGAGCATGTAAAAGGCCACATG GTGAATGTTGTTAAAGGACTGAAGCTGTATGAGGAAGTGTTCACGGATATAGAGCTGGCTAAGCTCAGTGACTTCGTGAGTGAGCTTAGATCTGCCGGCCATAACGGGGAGCTGTCAG GTGagactttcattttattcaacaaacaaattaaaggCAACAAGCGAGAGCTGATTCAGCTTGGTGTTCCTATTTTCAGACACGTTAGAGAGGAGTCCAATCCGACAA TCAATATAGAACCAATCCCGGCTCTTCTGCAAGGTGTTATAAAACATCTGGTCCAGTGGCAACTTATACCTGAATATAAGAAACCAAATGGTTGCATCATTAACTTCTTTGACGAG GGTGAATATTCACAGCCATTTCTTAAACCGCCACATTTGGACCAACCCATCTCCACTCTTCTCCTCTCTGAATCAACAATGGCTTTTGGCCGCACACTTGTGAGTGATAGTGAAGGGAAGTATAGAGGGGCACTCCAACTTCCATTGAAAGAAGG ATCCCTTTTAGTAATGAGAGGAAACAGTTCTGACATGGCAAGACATGTCATGTGCCCATCTCCAAGCAAGAGGGTTAGCATTACATTCTTCCGAGTTAGGCCTGATACCAACCAAGGCCATTCACCACCAACTGTTCCCCAGGCTGGTGCAATGCCACTATGGCAACCAAGTGTGCCAGTTCCATATGAAATGTCCAACGGTGCTCTTAATGGCTATGAAGCATTGGATATGATGCCAAAACTGGGAGTCCTCCGAGGTCCTGTTGTCATGCTAACTCCTGTGAGTCCAATGGTAATGAGCCCCAAAAAACTTCCCTGTGGCGGTACTGGGGTCTTCTTGCCCTGGAATATGCTATCGAGAAAGCCTACCAAGCACCTTCCACCGCGTGCCCAGAAAGGAAACATGCTTGCATTGCCTCCTGCTGAGACACATATAGCAGAATCAACTTCTGAACCAGGTATCAACATTGAAGGGAAATTCGGTATAAGTTAA